The DNA segment ATCAGCGCTGGAACATGCAGAAAATCGCCCCGCTGAAAGTTGCGCGTGACCGGGCCTCGTACGAGTTCATAACGCAACTGAAGACCGATGCCCACAATTACATAAACATCTTCAGACTAACAGCAGACGAAAACACGAACCAAAACGCTCAAACCGCAAGGACCGAATAGCCAGCGGATCGTCCGCCATTAATCCTCTTCCCTGACTCGCCAATCACATACACTGTCATCCCATTCCAGCACAACCACGTCGATCCCCTGTGGATTAGGTTCGACCCTGGACCCACGCAGCTCGCGCCATGCGACAACATTGGGACCCGCCTGCATAATGTAATCGTCATCTGTAACGATAAACTTGTCTTCACGATTGGAAACAATATATCCCCAGTCCATGAACGCATTGCCCCACTCAAGTCGCAAACATGCTAAATCCTTGGCCTGCATGAATATGGCTTGATTAAGATCCATATCTGCGGGCTCAAAGTATTCCTGCTGTACAAGATACACCCATTTTTCCTCCGCAGGCAGCTCATTACGTTTTTCATCAATCCAGGCAACCAGCTCCGCCGCCTCTAAATTCTGCTCCGCCCCGTCAACCAGCCCCCGTATCACTGGGCTCGGATGCCGTACCGGCAAGAACCATCCGCCAGCCGGACTGATAAAAATAACCGCGCCAACAAGCAGCGCACTCAAAGCTGTCAAAACACGCTTGCCGCCCCGCTCAACGCCGCCGAGAAACATCATGATCAATTGAAAAAGCAGAAAAATCAGCCCGATGCCGAGCCAGACCATAACCACGTACATCCAGCCAAAATAGAAAAACCCCCCGTACCAGTTGTCCAGCTCAGCCACATTCTTTGCCATTAGATAACCGCTGTGCGGCCAGATCCACCAAAGCACGATACAGACCACCCCCATAAGCAATGCAAACACACCCACGCTCCAAATTGCCACCTTCATATCCCTGCTCATATCAATCCGTCCAGATAATCACATTATCATTAACGACAACCCAACGTTCGTAATCTTTCGCTCCGTCAATTTCGCTCAAATTCTCGCCTATGATGTAACCATAGTGCAGCAGCGGCCCGCCCCATGTAAGCTTTACTTGCACGCTGCCTCCCTCGAATTTGTCAAGGAAGACATGCGCCGGGTTGAGCTTCCCAATAAATTTTGGTCTCTCTCCCTGATTTACAATATGCCTTCGTGCCTCAAGTGCCTCAGCCTCCTTTTCCATCCAGTCGCAGATGCTTTCAACCTCCAGTTTTTCCTCCGCTGCTCTCTCCAGCCCGCCAATCAGAGGCGTTACTCCGGGCGGAAACACAAGCCACGCACCAGCCGCAATTATCCCTAGAATCACAAATCCGCAAGCCGAACCCGCCGCTTGCCAATCTTTTTTAAATGCCTTCCTAATTGCCCTGGCCATTTGAGTGATAAAAAAATGCAAGCCTACAATAGGCAAAATCAACAGGCCCACCAAAACAGACCCCGCCCACATGAAGTATTCTTGACTTAGCTCACACCCGGCAAGATACATAAACACCCAGTTCATAACCGGCAGCCCAAACCCAAGCACCACAAACACCATCAACTCCCAAATGTCTTTTCGCCGTTGTTTCGACATACCGGCAAATAGCTTCATATCTGTCCTCAGCCCAAAAACCAGATGTTCCGTATAAATGCCTGCAACATGCTAATCACTATAAAGAAAATTCATAAAAATTCCAATCATTTATGTCAGCAGTCTGCCCTGGCGCAACAAAAAAAGCGGCGATTTCAAAAAAAACCGCCGCTTTGTTATTTATGTAAGTCTATGTCAGGCCGTAGGTTATTGTACGGCTACTACTTCTTTCACCTCGGGTACGCGTTCTTTGAGGAGGCGTTCTACGCCCATTTTCAGGGTCATTGCGGCACCTGGGCAACCGCGGCAGGCGCCCTGCAGCCGTACTTTTACGGTGTTGTCTTCGTCAATGCCAACCAGCTCGATGTCCCCGCCGTCGTTCTGCAACATGGGCCTGACCTGCTCGATCACTTCGCTTACCTTTGCGTCAAAACTTTTCTCTCCGCATCCACAATTATCGCACATGAGATAGCTCCCTCAATAAAATTCGTAACATCATATCGTAAACACTACATTATACCCCCATCCGGTGTTCACACAATACCCTTATTTGGTGTATCCGCAAAACTTTTCTTACCAATCATATAGATAAATCCTCTGAATCCAACCCGAAGCGGTAAAAATGCGAGCTGCGCCAAAGGTGGTGTGAAGGCCTGGTACAAAAAGACGCGACATAGCTAAAAACCGAAATATTATTCTCTTTTTTCTTCAGCGAGAGCAATATAATGGCCGAATCATTGACAAAGCAACACGAACAAGCTATCATTAGGCACTTATACGACATTTACAGCATGATCATACACCACAATGAAGATGCCTGAAAAGTTTGTCGTTACGGCATTCTGGCGGGTTTATTACCCCCACTGCTTTGTCGATCCGGACGGTCCGGCCCGATAAAAACGTGGGAATAGCCCGGACAAGCCAGCATGACCGGAATAACATAGCTGTTTTATAGCATTAGGAGAAAGAAAAATGTCTAACAACCCATCTCCGGGTGCGTCCGCGCCCAAACCCATCCGTAAACCCGGATCCCAGATCATAGTCGACACGCTCATCGAGCAGGGTGTTGACACGATGTTCGGGTACCTCGGCGGCGTGGTCCTGCCGATCTTCGACAAGATCTACGATTCGCCGATCAACTTCGTCATCCCGCGACACGAGCAGGGCGGCTGTCACATGGCTGACGCTTATGCCCGCGCAACGGGCAAACCCGGAGTCATAATTGCAACTTCGGGCCCAGGTGCGACAAACCTTATTACGGGTTTGGCGACCGCGATGATGGACTCGGTACCGCTTATCGCCCTGACGGGCCAGGTTCGAACCGATCTGATCGGCAACGACGCGTTCCAGGAAGCCGACATCACCGGCATCACCAGGCCGATCACAAAACATAACGTCATATTAAAGGACACAAAGGACGTCGCCCAGACACTTCGCGAGGCGTTCCATATCGCCACTACCGGCCGGCCGGGCCCTGTTCTGATCGACATACCGGTTGACGTTGCGATGGGCGAAGCGGAAGTTACGCCGCCGGAAAAGATCAAGCTGCCGGGCTATAAGATCCGCCATCGCGGCCACTCGCGACAGGTAACGACCGCTGCGAACGCTATCAACAATTCTCTGAGGCCCGTACTCTACGTTGGCGGCGGAGTCATCGCGTCGGGCGCGTTCGACGAGCTGCGAATGCTGGCTGAAAAGGCACACATCCCGGTAACGACGACGCTGCTCGGGCTGGGAGCATGGGATCAGACGAAAGAAGGCTCGCTCGACATGCTCGGCATGCACGGTGCTGCTTATGCGAATTATGCGGTTCAGGATGCCGATCTGCTCATCGCGGTCGGTGCACGCTTCGAGGACCGGGTAACAGGCAAGCTCAAAACTTTTGCCACGAATGCGACAACCATACATATCGATATTGACCCGTCGAGCATCTCCAAGAATGTTCGCGTCGACATCCCCGTTGTAGGCGACGCCAAGCAGACGCTTAGCGAACTCGCCCGCCAGGTCGAATACCGCGAACGCAAAGAGTGGTTCGACAAGATCGCTGAATGGAAGGAAAAGTTCCCGCTTTTCTATGACCGTAATGCGGACACGATCAAGCCGCAATACGTGATTGAAGAGCTTTACAACCAGACGAAGGACAGTGAAGCCACCATCGTAACCGGCGTTGGTCAGCACCAGATGTGGGCCGCTCAGTTCTACAAGTACTCGCGACCCCGCCAGCTCATCACGTCCGGGGGACTCGGCACTATGGGCTTTGGTCTGCCCGCGGCTATCGGCGCACAGGTCGCACGGCCAGGCAAACTGGTCATCGACATCGACGGTGACAGCTCGTTTAACATGACCTTGCAGGAACTGGCGACCGCGGTTCAGTACGAGCTGCCGGTCAAGGTCGTACTGCTCAACAACGGTTACATGGGCATGGTTCGCCAGTGGCAGGAACTGTTCTACAATAAGCGTTATTCCTGCAGCTATCTGACGAATCCGAACTTTGCGAAGCTCGCACAGGCTTTCGGAGCGGCGGGCATAACTGTCGAAGACAAATCGGCCGTACCGGGCGCGATCGAACAGATGCTCAAAGAAACAAAACCTTGCGTTGTGGACTTCCGTGTCGAGCCGGAAGAAAACGTCTGGCCTATGGTGCCGGCCGGAAAGAGTCTGCATGAAATGGACGGTCTCGACATTTTCGAAAGCATGGCATAAACTACAACGCAAAGGAGATATCCCAATGAAACATATACTTAGTGCACTAGTACAAAACGAACCAGGCGTTCTCGCACACGTTTCCGGCATGTTTGCAGCAAGGGCGTTCAATATTGACTCGCTCGCTGTCGGCCGAACGGATGACCCGAAACTGAGCCGAATGACCATCGTTGTCGTCGGCGATGACCGCATGGTAGAACAGGTCCGCAAGCAACTTGCGAAGATCGTCTCAGTAGTGAAGGTCCAGGACTTCGCAGGCAAGGATACCGTTGCACGCGATCTGATGCTGCTGTCGGTAGCGGCGCCTGCGGAAAAACGGCCTGAGATTTTCGCCCTCATCGAGATGTTCAACGCAAAAGTTGTAGACATTGGACCAAAATTTGTTATGGTAGAGGTTTCTGGTCCCGAAGCTAAGATCGAGGCTTTCATCGAAGCATGCAAACCATACGGCGTCAAAAATGTTGCTCGTACCGGTACCATCGCAATGCCGAGACAGCCGCGATCGAATTCTCAGGAATAACTCAGACAATCTTTGAAAAGGAGTAGCACTGAAATGGCAAACATATACTACGAAAACGAAGCACCTATCGATGCGCTTAAAGGCAAGAAGGTCGCCGTCATCGGCTACGGCTCACAGGGCCACGGCCATTCGCAGAATCTGCGTGACAGCGGCATCGACGTAGCAGTCGCCGAACTCGAAGGCACGGACAATTTCAACCTCGCCAAAGAGCACGGCTTTAACCCGACCGACATCAAGACAGCTATCGACGGCGCGGCGCTGATAATCATTACGCTGCCCGATGAGGTCCAGGCGAAGGTTTACAATTCGGACATCGCTCCGAACCTCCAGCCCGGTCAGACACTTGGTTTCTGTCATGGCTTTAACATCATCTTCGGCTACATCCAGCCGCCTGAGAATACCAACGTTGTAATGATCGCCCCGAAGGGTCCGGGCCACCTCGTTCGTGCTGAGTACGAAAAAGGCGGCGGCGTACCTTGTCTGATCGCTGTCGAACAGGACGCGACAGGCGATGCAAAAGACGTGGCTCTGGCATGGGCGAACGGCATCGGCGGTGCTCGCGCGGGCATCATCGAGACCACCTTCAAGGAAGAGACCGAAACCGATCTGTTCGGCGAACAGGTTGTTCTCTGCGGCGGCCTGACCGCTCTGATCAAGGCGGGTTTTGAAACTCTCGTTGATGCAGGCTATCAGCCCGAGATCGCATATTTCGAATGCCTCCATGAAGTCAAGCTCATCGTCGACCTGATGTATCAGGGCGGTCTGAGCTACATGCGGTACTCGATTTCGAACACTGCTGAGTATGGCGATCTGTCACGCGGGTCACGGATCATAACGGATGAAACCAAGGCCGAGATGAAGAAGATCCTCTCGGAGATCCAGACTGGCGAATTTGCAAAGGAATGGGTCGCAGAGTACCAGGGCGGCATGAAGAAGTTCAACGAGCTTTACGAAAAGGACTACACTTCGAAGCTCGAGACCGTCGGCAGAAAGCTTCGCTCCATGATGAAGTGGATCGACGCTAAGGAAGTATAAGGTACAGTACTACAAAGGCCCGGCATGATCTTGTCGGGCCTCTTTTAATCTGCTCAAACTGTTTTTAGGAAGGGGCCCAAATGAGGTCGATAAGTTTGATCCTGATCGCCGTCACCTGCACCGTAATGCTTGCAGGCTGTCAGAACATCGAAAAAGAAAATCAGATTTTCAGCCGGTACTACATGACCGAACTCAAAACCAGCACCTCGGCTGATGTCCTTCCAATGATCGCCCAGGACCGCGAGCTCACCAGCCAGAG comes from the Anaerohalosphaera lusitana genome and includes:
- a CDS encoding NifU family protein, encoding MCDNCGCGEKSFDAKVSEVIEQVRPMLQNDGGDIELVGIDEDNTVKVRLQGACRGCPGAAMTLKMGVERLLKERVPEVKEVVAVQ
- the ilvB gene encoding biosynthetic-type acetolactate synthase large subunit → MSNNPSPGASAPKPIRKPGSQIIVDTLIEQGVDTMFGYLGGVVLPIFDKIYDSPINFVIPRHEQGGCHMADAYARATGKPGVIIATSGPGATNLITGLATAMMDSVPLIALTGQVRTDLIGNDAFQEADITGITRPITKHNVILKDTKDVAQTLREAFHIATTGRPGPVLIDIPVDVAMGEAEVTPPEKIKLPGYKIRHRGHSRQVTTAANAINNSLRPVLYVGGGVIASGAFDELRMLAEKAHIPVTTTLLGLGAWDQTKEGSLDMLGMHGAAYANYAVQDADLLIAVGARFEDRVTGKLKTFATNATTIHIDIDPSSISKNVRVDIPVVGDAKQTLSELARQVEYRERKEWFDKIAEWKEKFPLFYDRNADTIKPQYVIEELYNQTKDSEATIVTGVGQHQMWAAQFYKYSRPRQLITSGGLGTMGFGLPAAIGAQVARPGKLVIDIDGDSSFNMTLQELATAVQYELPVKVVLLNNGYMGMVRQWQELFYNKRYSCSYLTNPNFAKLAQAFGAAGITVEDKSAVPGAIEQMLKETKPCVVDFRVEPEENVWPMVPAGKSLHEMDGLDIFESMA
- the ilvN gene encoding acetolactate synthase small subunit, with product MKHILSALVQNEPGVLAHVSGMFAARAFNIDSLAVGRTDDPKLSRMTIVVVGDDRMVEQVRKQLAKIVSVVKVQDFAGKDTVARDLMLLSVAAPAEKRPEIFALIEMFNAKVVDIGPKFVMVEVSGPEAKIEAFIEACKPYGVKNVARTGTIAMPRQPRSNSQE
- the ilvC gene encoding ketol-acid reductoisomerase: MANIYYENEAPIDALKGKKVAVIGYGSQGHGHSQNLRDSGIDVAVAELEGTDNFNLAKEHGFNPTDIKTAIDGAALIIITLPDEVQAKVYNSDIAPNLQPGQTLGFCHGFNIIFGYIQPPENTNVVMIAPKGPGHLVRAEYEKGGGVPCLIAVEQDATGDAKDVALAWANGIGGARAGIIETTFKEETETDLFGEQVVLCGGLTALIKAGFETLVDAGYQPEIAYFECLHEVKLIVDLMYQGGLSYMRYSISNTAEYGDLSRGSRIITDETKAEMKKILSEIQTGEFAKEWVAEYQGGMKKFNELYEKDYTSKLETVGRKLRSMMKWIDAKEV